Proteins from a genomic interval of Crassostrea angulata isolate pt1a10 chromosome 7, ASM2561291v2, whole genome shotgun sequence:
- the LOC128192223 gene encoding ral guanine nucleotide dissociation stimulator-like 1 isoform X7, translated as MAFSLSDGQDDVTRFWREEKEKGAIYNVYLKKVTYHTLSDLDQSKGHLMWETQKIRVVKAGTLEKLVESLVTVKGELDSTYVNVFLATYRTFATPLQVLEILIKRYKWLEKDSRDHEERKENNENQQKTFKSVISVWMDTYPDDFRDHPDYKCLKVLEAFSHQFIPDSDLELRARHKIEKFEREAVCNSDGDIKFQFSIVDEVDSMIDSEYQKPLEFLDIPNNRLAEQLTFKDAELFKRVIPNHCLGAVWARRDRKLGKGGNIAPSVLATIDQFNRVSLRVIATILRTRELKSSLRAKILQKWIDIAQELRQQKNFSSLKAIISGLQSHSVYRLKRTWASLPKESIDLFQELADIFSNDNNQILSRELLMKEATAKFPDLDSNNKILQRRNLQKRRSWIENGIVQGTVPYLGTFLTDLTMIDTAIPDRTECGLINFEKRRKEFEVLAQIKLLQSAAQIYHFQEDKHIWAWFDSVRVFDENECHDLSCIIEPIKEGPARLKKKSASLGTRPSRPEGSKLSLLSCGLDNSSVYNSSITDSPSQGVSLMSHSSSTSSLLSCDSDTTISSPFRSPDTCVVRVRFESGPESDTHVYKSIMLKNIDHTHTVIDKVLEKYSKKGPAGNYCLLQVLSDGELLIPDKGNVFYAMNKSDGSEPVFVVRTRQDQEARTQHRKRGRRKLKNWSL; from the exons ATGGCCTTTTCACTCTCCGATGGCCAG gatgatgttaCACGATTTTGGAGAGAGGAAAAGGAAAAAGGAGCGATATACAATGTGTATTTGAAAAAAGTGACATACCACACTTTGTCCGAC tTGGATCAGTCCAAGGGACATTTGATGTGGGAAACCCAGAAGATCAGGGTGGTCAAAGCAGGAACCCTAGAGAAACTTGTGGAGAGTTTAGTGACAGTCAAAGGAGAATTAGACTCAACCTATGTCAATGTGTTTCTGGCAACATACAGGACATTTGCCACCCCTTTACAGGTTTTGGAAATTCTCATCAAAAG ATATAAATGGCTGGAAAAAGACAGCAGAGATCatgaagaaagaaaagaaaacaacgAAAACCAGCAAAA AACTTTTAAATCTGTGATATCCGTTTGGATGGACACATATCCGGATGACTTCCGTGACCATCCTGATTACAAATGTCTAAAAGTCTTGGAAGCATTCTCACACCAGTTTATTCCAGACAGTGATCTTGAATTGAGGGCACGACACAAAATAGAAAAGTTTGAAAGAGAGGCAGTCTGTAATTCAG ATGGCGACATAAAGTTCCAGTTTTCCATTGTTGATGAGGTGGATAGTATGATTGATTCAGAGTATCAGAAACCTCTGGAGTTTTTAGACATACCCAATAATCGATTAGCTGAGCAACTTACCTTCAAAGATGCA GAGTTATTTAAGCGAGTTATACCCAATCATTGCCTGGGTGCTGTCTGGGCAAGGAGAGACAGGAAGCTGGGTAAAGGGGGCAACATAGCTCCCAGCGTACTGGCCACCATTGACCAGTTCAACCGCGTGTCATTACGGGTCATAGCCACCATACTGAGGACCAGGGAGCTCAAATCCTCACTGAGGgcaaaaattcttcaaaaatggATTGATATTGCACAG GAGTTAAGACAGCAGAAGAACTTTTCCTCTCTGAAAGCCATTATATCAGGGCTCCAGTCTCACTCAGTGTATCGTCTCAAGAGGACCTGGGCCTCTCTACCTAA GGAGAGTATAGATTTGTTTCAAGAGCTGGCAGACATCTTTTCCAATGACAATAACCAGATATTATCTCGAGAATTACTCATGAAA GAGGCCACGGCAAAGTTTCCTGATCTCGACTCCAACAATAAGATACTGCAGAGACGGAATCTACAAAAACGCAGGTCTTGGATTGAAAAT GGCATTGTACAAGGAACAGTTCCCTATCTGGGAACCTTTCTGACGGACCTGACCATGATTGACACCGCCATTCCAGACCGCACGGAGTGTGGCCTAATTAACTTTGAGAAGCGGAGAAAGGAGTTCGAGGTCTTGGCCCAGATCAAACTCCTACAGTCGGCGGCCCAAATATACCACTTCCAGGAAGACAAGCATATATGGGCCTGGTTTGATTCCGTCAGGgtgtttgatgaaaatgaatG CCATGATTTGTCATGTATAATTGAACCAATCAAAGAAGGACCTGCTAGATTGAAGAAAAAATCTGCAAG TTTGGGTACACGGCCGTCTCGTCCAGAGGGCAGTAAGCTGTCTCTATTGAGCTGTGGATTGGACAACTCTAGTGTCTACAACTCCTCCATCACAGACTCACCCTCACAAGGAGTAAGTCTG ATGTCCCACTCTTCTTCCACCTCCTCACTCCTGTCCTGTGACAGCGACACCACCATATCATCTCCATTTCGATCTCCAGACACTTGTGTGGTCAGAGTTCGCTTTGAGTCTGGTCCAGAATCTGATACTCATGTCTACAAAAGTATTATG ttaaagAATATTGATCACACCCACACTGTGATAGATAAAGTATTGGAAAAATACTCTAAAAAAGGTCCAGCCGGCAATTACTGTCTGCTGCAAGTATTGTCAGATGGAG AGTTATTGATTCCAGACAAGGGAAATGTGTTTTATGCCATGAACAAGAGTGATGGTTCTGAACCGGTGTTTGTGGTGCGAACAAGACAGGACCAGGAGGCTCGAACACAGCACCGCAAACGTGGCCGCCGGAAACTAAAAAACTGGAGTCTGTGA
- the LOC128192223 gene encoding ral guanine nucleotide dissociation stimulator-like 1 isoform X8 translates to MAFSLSDGQDDVTRFWREEKEKGAIYNVYLKKVTYHTLSDLDQSKGHLMWETQKIRVVKAGTLEKLVESLVTVKGELDSTYVNVFLATYRTFATPLQVLEILIKRYKWLEKDSRDHEERKENNENQQKTFKSVISVWMDTYPDDFRDHPDYKCLKVLEAFSHQFIPDSDLELRARHKIEKFEREAVCNSDGDIKFQFSIVDEVDSMIDSEYQKPLEFLDIPNNRLAEQLTFKDAELFKRVIPNHCLGAVWARRDRKLGKGGNIAPSVLATIDQFNRVSLRVIATILRTRELKSSLRAKILQKWIDIAQELRQQKNFSSLKAIISGLQSHSVYRLKRTWASLPKESIDLFQELADIFSNDNNQILSRELLMKEATAKFPDLDSNNKILQRRNLQKRRSWIENGIVQGTVPYLGTFLTDLTMIDTAIPDRTECGLINFEKRRKEFEVLAQIKLLQSAAQIYHFQEDKHIWAWFDSVRVFDENECHDLSCIIEPIKEGPARLKKKSASLGTRPSRPEGSKLSLLSCGLDNSSVYNSSITDSPSQGMSHSSSTSSLLSCDSDTTISSPFRSPDTCVVRVRFESGPESDTHVYKSIMLKNIDHTHTVIDKVLEKYSKKGPAGNYCLLQVLSDGELLIPDKGNVFYAMNKSDGSEPVFVVRTRQDQEARTQHRKRGRRKLKNWSL, encoded by the exons ATGGCCTTTTCACTCTCCGATGGCCAG gatgatgttaCACGATTTTGGAGAGAGGAAAAGGAAAAAGGAGCGATATACAATGTGTATTTGAAAAAAGTGACATACCACACTTTGTCCGAC tTGGATCAGTCCAAGGGACATTTGATGTGGGAAACCCAGAAGATCAGGGTGGTCAAAGCAGGAACCCTAGAGAAACTTGTGGAGAGTTTAGTGACAGTCAAAGGAGAATTAGACTCAACCTATGTCAATGTGTTTCTGGCAACATACAGGACATTTGCCACCCCTTTACAGGTTTTGGAAATTCTCATCAAAAG ATATAAATGGCTGGAAAAAGACAGCAGAGATCatgaagaaagaaaagaaaacaacgAAAACCAGCAAAA AACTTTTAAATCTGTGATATCCGTTTGGATGGACACATATCCGGATGACTTCCGTGACCATCCTGATTACAAATGTCTAAAAGTCTTGGAAGCATTCTCACACCAGTTTATTCCAGACAGTGATCTTGAATTGAGGGCACGACACAAAATAGAAAAGTTTGAAAGAGAGGCAGTCTGTAATTCAG ATGGCGACATAAAGTTCCAGTTTTCCATTGTTGATGAGGTGGATAGTATGATTGATTCAGAGTATCAGAAACCTCTGGAGTTTTTAGACATACCCAATAATCGATTAGCTGAGCAACTTACCTTCAAAGATGCA GAGTTATTTAAGCGAGTTATACCCAATCATTGCCTGGGTGCTGTCTGGGCAAGGAGAGACAGGAAGCTGGGTAAAGGGGGCAACATAGCTCCCAGCGTACTGGCCACCATTGACCAGTTCAACCGCGTGTCATTACGGGTCATAGCCACCATACTGAGGACCAGGGAGCTCAAATCCTCACTGAGGgcaaaaattcttcaaaaatggATTGATATTGCACAG GAGTTAAGACAGCAGAAGAACTTTTCCTCTCTGAAAGCCATTATATCAGGGCTCCAGTCTCACTCAGTGTATCGTCTCAAGAGGACCTGGGCCTCTCTACCTAA GGAGAGTATAGATTTGTTTCAAGAGCTGGCAGACATCTTTTCCAATGACAATAACCAGATATTATCTCGAGAATTACTCATGAAA GAGGCCACGGCAAAGTTTCCTGATCTCGACTCCAACAATAAGATACTGCAGAGACGGAATCTACAAAAACGCAGGTCTTGGATTGAAAAT GGCATTGTACAAGGAACAGTTCCCTATCTGGGAACCTTTCTGACGGACCTGACCATGATTGACACCGCCATTCCAGACCGCACGGAGTGTGGCCTAATTAACTTTGAGAAGCGGAGAAAGGAGTTCGAGGTCTTGGCCCAGATCAAACTCCTACAGTCGGCGGCCCAAATATACCACTTCCAGGAAGACAAGCATATATGGGCCTGGTTTGATTCCGTCAGGgtgtttgatgaaaatgaatG CCATGATTTGTCATGTATAATTGAACCAATCAAAGAAGGACCTGCTAGATTGAAGAAAAAATCTGCAAG TTTGGGTACACGGCCGTCTCGTCCAGAGGGCAGTAAGCTGTCTCTATTGAGCTGTGGATTGGACAACTCTAGTGTCTACAACTCCTCCATCACAGACTCACCCTCACAAGGA ATGTCCCACTCTTCTTCCACCTCCTCACTCCTGTCCTGTGACAGCGACACCACCATATCATCTCCATTTCGATCTCCAGACACTTGTGTGGTCAGAGTTCGCTTTGAGTCTGGTCCAGAATCTGATACTCATGTCTACAAAAGTATTATG ttaaagAATATTGATCACACCCACACTGTGATAGATAAAGTATTGGAAAAATACTCTAAAAAAGGTCCAGCCGGCAATTACTGTCTGCTGCAAGTATTGTCAGATGGAG AGTTATTGATTCCAGACAAGGGAAATGTGTTTTATGCCATGAACAAGAGTGATGGTTCTGAACCGGTGTTTGTGGTGCGAACAAGACAGGACCAGGAGGCTCGAACACAGCACCGCAAACGTGGCCGCCGGAAACTAAAAAACTGGAGTCTGTGA
- the LOC128192223 gene encoding ral guanine nucleotide dissociation stimulator-like 1 isoform X4, translating to MTLDDVTRFWREEKEKGAIYNVYLKKVTYHTLSDLDQSKGHLMWETQKIRVVKAGTLEKLVESLVTVKGELDSTYVNVFLATYRTFATPLQVLEILIKRYKWLEKDSRDHEERKENNENQQKTFKSVISVWMDTYPDDFRDHPDYKCLKVLEAFSHQFIPDSDLELRARHKIEKFEREAVCNSDGDIKFQFSIVDEVDSMIDSEYQKPLEFLDIPNNRLAEQLTFKDAELFKRVIPNHCLGAVWARRDRKLGKGGNIAPSVLATIDQFNRVSLRVIATILRTRELKSSLRAKILQKWIDIAQELRQQKNFSSLKAIISGLQSHSVYRLKRTWASLPKESIDLFQELADIFSNDNNQILSRELLMKEATAKFPDLDSNNKILQRRNLQKRRSWIENGIVQGTVPYLGTFLTDLTMIDTAIPDRTECGLINFEKRRKEFEVLAQIKLLQSAAQIYHFQEDKHIWAWFDSVRVFDENECHDLSCIIEPIKEGPARLKKKSASYSSLLKVVNFGDNCCFDSLGTRPSRPEGSKLSLLSCGLDNSSVYNSSITDSPSQGVSLMSHSSSTSSLLSCDSDTTISSPFRSPDTCVVRVRFESGPESDTHVYKSIMLKNIDHTHTVIDKVLEKYSKKGPAGNYCLLQVLSDGELLIPDKGNVFYAMNKSDGSEPVFVVRTRQDQEARTQHRKRGRRKLKNWSL from the exons atgacTTTG gatgatgttaCACGATTTTGGAGAGAGGAAAAGGAAAAAGGAGCGATATACAATGTGTATTTGAAAAAAGTGACATACCACACTTTGTCCGAC tTGGATCAGTCCAAGGGACATTTGATGTGGGAAACCCAGAAGATCAGGGTGGTCAAAGCAGGAACCCTAGAGAAACTTGTGGAGAGTTTAGTGACAGTCAAAGGAGAATTAGACTCAACCTATGTCAATGTGTTTCTGGCAACATACAGGACATTTGCCACCCCTTTACAGGTTTTGGAAATTCTCATCAAAAG ATATAAATGGCTGGAAAAAGACAGCAGAGATCatgaagaaagaaaagaaaacaacgAAAACCAGCAAAA AACTTTTAAATCTGTGATATCCGTTTGGATGGACACATATCCGGATGACTTCCGTGACCATCCTGATTACAAATGTCTAAAAGTCTTGGAAGCATTCTCACACCAGTTTATTCCAGACAGTGATCTTGAATTGAGGGCACGACACAAAATAGAAAAGTTTGAAAGAGAGGCAGTCTGTAATTCAG ATGGCGACATAAAGTTCCAGTTTTCCATTGTTGATGAGGTGGATAGTATGATTGATTCAGAGTATCAGAAACCTCTGGAGTTTTTAGACATACCCAATAATCGATTAGCTGAGCAACTTACCTTCAAAGATGCA GAGTTATTTAAGCGAGTTATACCCAATCATTGCCTGGGTGCTGTCTGGGCAAGGAGAGACAGGAAGCTGGGTAAAGGGGGCAACATAGCTCCCAGCGTACTGGCCACCATTGACCAGTTCAACCGCGTGTCATTACGGGTCATAGCCACCATACTGAGGACCAGGGAGCTCAAATCCTCACTGAGGgcaaaaattcttcaaaaatggATTGATATTGCACAG GAGTTAAGACAGCAGAAGAACTTTTCCTCTCTGAAAGCCATTATATCAGGGCTCCAGTCTCACTCAGTGTATCGTCTCAAGAGGACCTGGGCCTCTCTACCTAA GGAGAGTATAGATTTGTTTCAAGAGCTGGCAGACATCTTTTCCAATGACAATAACCAGATATTATCTCGAGAATTACTCATGAAA GAGGCCACGGCAAAGTTTCCTGATCTCGACTCCAACAATAAGATACTGCAGAGACGGAATCTACAAAAACGCAGGTCTTGGATTGAAAAT GGCATTGTACAAGGAACAGTTCCCTATCTGGGAACCTTTCTGACGGACCTGACCATGATTGACACCGCCATTCCAGACCGCACGGAGTGTGGCCTAATTAACTTTGAGAAGCGGAGAAAGGAGTTCGAGGTCTTGGCCCAGATCAAACTCCTACAGTCGGCGGCCCAAATATACCACTTCCAGGAAGACAAGCATATATGGGCCTGGTTTGATTCCGTCAGGgtgtttgatgaaaatgaatG CCATGATTTGTCATGTATAATTGAACCAATCAAAGAAGGACCTGCTAGATTGAAGAAAAAATCTGCAAG TTATTCAAGTTTGCTCAAAGTTGTGAATTTCGGTGATAA CTGTTGTTTTGACAGTTTGGGTACACGGCCGTCTCGTCCAGAGGGCAGTAAGCTGTCTCTATTGAGCTGTGGATTGGACAACTCTAGTGTCTACAACTCCTCCATCACAGACTCACCCTCACAAGGAGTAAGTCTG ATGTCCCACTCTTCTTCCACCTCCTCACTCCTGTCCTGTGACAGCGACACCACCATATCATCTCCATTTCGATCTCCAGACACTTGTGTGGTCAGAGTTCGCTTTGAGTCTGGTCCAGAATCTGATACTCATGTCTACAAAAGTATTATG ttaaagAATATTGATCACACCCACACTGTGATAGATAAAGTATTGGAAAAATACTCTAAAAAAGGTCCAGCCGGCAATTACTGTCTGCTGCAAGTATTGTCAGATGGAG AGTTATTGATTCCAGACAAGGGAAATGTGTTTTATGCCATGAACAAGAGTGATGGTTCTGAACCGGTGTTTGTGGTGCGAACAAGACAGGACCAGGAGGCTCGAACACAGCACCGCAAACGTGGCCGCCGGAAACTAAAAAACTGGAGTCTGTGA